In Nonomuraea sp. NBC_00507, the following are encoded in one genomic region:
- a CDS encoding UbiA family prenyltransferase, producing the protein MGDNTPNRSAALRRIPATAISDLGLCLSEARPIVQIIFLFRFLTGAALGYTAGETDLAAVGFGAFTWECAVVFVYLLNGATDVLEDRINGSRRPIASGVLPRHVALRYVRLTGVGALAGGIVMGWEFLVAVVIFMLLGYLYSAPPFQLKNNPGATIAVAALGGLVTYLAGSASAASGGGLPALVCAGAMSLWMGLVGAIAKDFGDIDGDRAAGRRTIAVLLGDTAARRLVGLIAPALGVAFFLAALHVAPVLIVSAVVTLLGAIVVAWFALTPARGDRNARRRPYRAFMTTQYGSHAGVALALTV; encoded by the coding sequence ATGGGGGACAACACACCGAACCGAAGCGCAGCCCTTCGCCGAATCCCAGCCACCGCGATTTCCGATCTCGGCTTATGCCTGTCCGAGGCCCGCCCGATCGTCCAGATCATCTTCCTGTTCCGGTTCCTCACGGGAGCCGCGCTCGGCTACACCGCGGGTGAGACCGACCTCGCCGCCGTCGGCTTCGGCGCGTTCACCTGGGAGTGCGCGGTCGTGTTCGTCTATCTCCTCAACGGGGCGACCGACGTGCTGGAGGACCGCATCAACGGCTCCCGCCGCCCCATCGCCTCCGGCGTCCTGCCCAGGCACGTCGCGCTCCGATACGTGCGGCTGACCGGCGTGGGGGCGCTGGCCGGGGGCATCGTCATGGGCTGGGAGTTCCTCGTGGCCGTCGTCATCTTCATGCTGCTCGGCTACCTGTACTCCGCGCCGCCGTTCCAGCTCAAGAACAACCCCGGCGCGACGATCGCCGTGGCCGCACTCGGCGGACTGGTGACCTACCTGGCCGGATCCGCCAGCGCCGCGTCCGGCGGCGGCCTGCCGGCGCTCGTCTGCGCGGGCGCGATGTCGCTGTGGATGGGCCTGGTCGGCGCCATCGCCAAGGACTTCGGCGACATCGACGGCGACCGCGCGGCGGGCCGCCGCACGATCGCCGTGCTGCTGGGCGACACCGCGGCGCGGCGGCTGGTCGGCCTGATCGCGCCGGCCCTCGGCGTGGCGTTCTTCCTTGCCGCCCTGCACGTGGCGCCGGTGCTCATCGTGTCCGCCGTCGTGACCCTGCTGGGAGCGATCGTGGTGGCATGGTTCGCGCTGACCCCGGCCAGGGGTGACAGGAACGCCCGGCGCAGGCCGTACCGCGCCTTCATGACCACCCAGTACGGCTCGCATGCCGGGGTGGCGCTGGCCCTGACCGTGTGA
- a CDS encoding acetyl-CoA carboxylase biotin carboxyl carrier protein — translation MNEEVTGVEDLRALWADAAELVRSQPGKVRRIAIRVVDQVVEIEWPQDGEQADAGPRPPKPVVAATAEPVGQEEAADSAPTGHVVTAPLVGTFYRAPQPGAAPFVSVGDVVGVGETLAIVEAMKLMNKIDADVAGRIAEIYPADGEPVQYDQPLVRIVPDGDAD, via the coding sequence ATGAACGAGGAAGTCACCGGTGTCGAGGACCTGCGGGCGCTCTGGGCCGACGCCGCCGAGCTGGTCCGCAGCCAGCCGGGCAAGGTGCGCCGGATCGCGATCAGGGTTGTCGACCAGGTCGTCGAGATCGAGTGGCCGCAGGACGGCGAGCAGGCCGACGCCGGGCCGCGCCCGCCCAAGCCCGTCGTCGCCGCGACCGCGGAGCCGGTGGGGCAGGAGGAGGCCGCGGACAGCGCTCCCACGGGGCACGTGGTGACCGCGCCGCTGGTGGGGACCTTCTACCGGGCTCCCCAGCCGGGCGCCGCCCCGTTCGTCTCCGTCGGGGACGTCGTAGGCGTCGGCGAGACACTCGCGATCGTCGAGGCCATGAAGCTGATGAACAAGATCGACGCCGACGTGGCGGGCCGGATCGCCGAGATCTACCCGGCCGACGGCGAGCCGGTCCAGTACGACCAGCCGCTCGTGCGCATCGTGCCCGACGGCGACGCGGACTGA
- a CDS encoding AfsR/SARP family transcriptional regulator, protein MIRFTILGALTAMNGEREFTPRTPKVCQVLALLLSRANRIVGFESLIEELWGEDPPKTAQSTAQTYIYQLRKALERERLATPAGELLVTKPFGYVLQVDGDQLDAYVFQRMLAEGRKALAEGRYLEASRQLGRALDLWTGPPLANVSQGSLLRAYRVHREEERLRAVELRIQADVLLGRHRELVGELKALAATYPHNEWFHAQLISALCRSGRRSEALHAYRNVRSILNQDLGIDPSRELQDLHQAILTTGLDTGPELQFAG, encoded by the coding sequence ATGATTCGGTTCACGATTCTGGGCGCGCTGACGGCGATGAACGGGGAACGAGAATTCACTCCGAGAACACCCAAAGTCTGCCAGGTACTCGCCTTGTTACTCTCCCGGGCCAATCGCATAGTCGGGTTCGAGTCCTTGATCGAGGAGCTGTGGGGTGAGGACCCGCCGAAGACCGCACAGAGCACCGCTCAGACCTACATCTACCAACTCAGGAAGGCCCTTGAGCGGGAGAGGCTGGCCACCCCCGCGGGGGAGCTGCTGGTGACCAAGCCCTTCGGCTACGTCCTGCAGGTCGACGGCGATCAACTGGACGCGTACGTCTTCCAGCGCATGCTCGCCGAGGGGCGGAAGGCGCTGGCCGAGGGCCGCTACCTTGAGGCCTCCCGGCAGCTCGGCAGGGCGCTCGACCTGTGGACGGGGCCGCCCCTGGCCAACGTCTCCCAGGGATCGCTGCTGCGCGCCTACCGTGTCCACCGGGAAGAGGAGCGGCTGCGCGCTGTGGAGCTGCGCATCCAGGCAGACGTCCTGCTCGGCCGGCATCGCGAGCTCGTCGGCGAGCTCAAGGCGCTGGCCGCGACCTATCCGCACAACGAATGGTTCCATGCCCAGCTCATCTCCGCGCTCTGCAGGAGCGGACGGCGCAGCGAGGCCCTGCACGCCTATCGCAACGTGCGATCGATACTCAACCAGGACCTCGGCATCGACCCCTCCCGGGAGCTGCAGGACCTGCACCAGGCCATCCTGACCACCGGCCTGGACACCGGTCCCGAGCTGCAGTTCGCCGGCTGA
- a CDS encoding response regulator: MPAPTDQITVVIVDDHTLFRVGLREIFQDQDDIVVVGEAGDGATAVKLIAELRPAILLLDVSLPGEDVTTTMRAVKAASPGTRVVIVSMQDEPRLIQELIALGARAYLLKSASWHELMAAVRMAHTSSTRVLLSISAGSVAGMRGSARDDRPPIGVLSAREIEVLRLASAAMSNAQIASRLHLTEATVKRHLHSIFTKLGAVSRIDAVSKAISASLIPSWTDE; the protein is encoded by the coding sequence ATGCCGGCACCTACTGATCAGATCACCGTCGTCATCGTCGATGACCACACGCTCTTCCGCGTCGGATTACGAGAGATCTTCCAGGACCAGGACGACATCGTGGTCGTGGGGGAGGCGGGTGACGGCGCCACCGCCGTCAAGCTGATCGCCGAGCTGCGGCCCGCCATCCTGCTGCTCGACGTGTCCCTGCCCGGGGAGGACGTCACCACCACGATGCGGGCCGTGAAGGCGGCCTCGCCCGGCACCCGGGTCGTCATCGTGAGCATGCAGGACGAGCCCAGGCTGATCCAGGAGCTGATCGCGCTCGGCGCGCGGGCCTACCTGCTGAAGAGCGCGAGCTGGCACGAGCTGATGGCGGCGGTCAGGATGGCGCACACCAGCTCCACCCGGGTCCTGCTGTCGATCTCCGCGGGGAGCGTGGCCGGAATGCGCGGCTCCGCCCGCGACGACCGGCCGCCGATCGGCGTGCTGTCCGCGCGGGAGATCGAGGTGCTCAGGCTCGCCTCGGCGGCCATGAGCAATGCGCAGATCGCCAGCAGGCTGCACCTCACCGAGGCGACGGTCAAACGCCACCTGCACAGCATCTTCACCAAGCTCGGCGCGGTGTCCAGGATCGACGCGGTGAGCAAGGCCATCTCGGCCTCGCTCATCCCGAGCTGGACCGACGAATGA
- a CDS encoding acetyl-CoA carboxylase carboxyltransferase subunit alpha: protein MSVTPIRDSHEIRWGKCPGCGRLLYLKRLARNLHVCQECSHHWRLTARQRIGMLADEGSFIEFDNEIATRDDPLGFADRRPYAQRLEEARRATGEHEALVSGTAQIGGHPVVLAVMEFSFMGGSMGGAVGELVTRAAEHAERTRHPLIVVCASGGARMQEGAVSLLQMAKTSQAFARLAEAGVFSVCVLTDPTFGGVSASFAMLGSVVVAESGALVGFAGPRVIQQTIRQELPPGFQSSDFLLEHGLVDRVVPRADLRPLLIRLLSLHAPAGSADKLAGPPIVRRLPAPDVDPWTVVQLARNAGRPTMLDYLEDAFDEFVELHGDRWFADDPAIVGGIARIGGRSVVVIGHQKGHDTKELVHRNFGMPHPEGYRKALRLFDHAERFGLPVVTLVDTPGAYPGVEAEERGQSTAIAQMIMRASLLDVPIVAVVTGEGGSGGALALATCDRLLMLENSFYSVISPEGCAAILWRTADSAIAAATALKITATDLLELGIADGVVPEPPGGAHTDPAAAAANLRRAVLEQLEELAELDEATLIATRYQRIRRVGSTEHLPEEAWSA from the coding sequence ATGTCCGTCACACCGATCAGAGACAGTCACGAGATCCGGTGGGGTAAGTGCCCAGGATGCGGCCGCCTGCTGTACCTCAAGCGGCTGGCCCGCAATCTCCATGTCTGCCAGGAATGCTCGCACCACTGGCGGCTCACCGCCAGGCAACGCATCGGGATGCTGGCCGACGAGGGCAGCTTCATCGAGTTCGACAACGAGATCGCCACACGGGACGACCCGCTCGGCTTCGCCGACCGCCGGCCGTACGCCCAACGGCTGGAAGAGGCGAGGAGAGCGACCGGCGAACACGAGGCGCTGGTCAGCGGCACCGCGCAGATCGGCGGTCACCCCGTGGTTCTGGCCGTCATGGAGTTCTCCTTCATGGGCGGCAGCATGGGCGGCGCGGTCGGCGAGCTGGTCACCAGGGCGGCCGAGCACGCCGAGCGGACCCGGCACCCGCTGATCGTGGTGTGCGCCTCTGGCGGGGCGCGCATGCAGGAGGGCGCGGTGTCGCTGCTGCAGATGGCCAAGACCAGCCAGGCCTTCGCCCGCCTGGCGGAGGCCGGGGTGTTCTCGGTCTGCGTGCTCACCGATCCCACCTTCGGCGGTGTGTCGGCATCGTTCGCCATGCTGGGCAGCGTCGTGGTGGCCGAGTCGGGGGCGCTGGTCGGGTTCGCCGGGCCCCGGGTGATCCAGCAGACCATCCGTCAGGAGCTGCCCCCCGGGTTCCAGAGCAGCGACTTCCTGCTCGAGCACGGGCTCGTCGACCGCGTCGTGCCGCGGGCCGACCTGCGCCCGCTGCTGATCAGGCTGCTGTCGCTGCACGCGCCGGCGGGCAGCGCGGACAAGCTCGCCGGGCCTCCTATCGTGCGCCGGCTGCCGGCCCCGGACGTCGATCCGTGGACGGTGGTGCAGCTCGCCAGAAACGCCGGGCGCCCGACCATGCTGGACTACCTGGAGGACGCGTTCGACGAGTTCGTCGAGCTGCACGGGGACCGCTGGTTCGCGGACGACCCGGCGATCGTCGGCGGGATCGCCAGGATCGGCGGACGCTCGGTCGTGGTCATCGGGCACCAGAAGGGCCACGACACCAAGGAGCTGGTGCACCGCAACTTCGGCATGCCGCACCCGGAGGGCTACCGCAAGGCGCTGCGGCTGTTCGACCACGCCGAGCGCTTCGGGCTGCCCGTGGTCACGCTGGTCGACACGCCCGGCGCGTACCCGGGAGTGGAGGCCGAGGAGCGGGGCCAGTCCACCGCGATCGCGCAGATGATCATGCGGGCCAGCCTGCTCGACGTCCCCATCGTCGCGGTGGTGACCGGCGAGGGCGGCAGCGGCGGCGCGCTGGCGCTGGCCACCTGCGACCGGCTGCTGATGCTGGAGAACAGCTTCTACTCGGTCATCAGCCCCGAGGGCTGCGCGGCCATCCTGTGGCGCACCGCTGACTCCGCCATCGCGGCCGCGACAGCGCTGAAGATCACCGCCACCGACCTGCTGGAGCTCGGCATCGCCGACGGCGTGGTGCCCGAGCCACCCGGCGGGGCGCACACCGACCCGGCCGCGGCGGCGGCCAACCTGCGCCGGGCCGTACTGGAGCAGCTGGAAGAGCTCGCCGAGCTCGACGAGGCGACCCTGATCGCCACCCGATACCAGCGGATCCGGCGGGTCGGCAGCACCGAACACCTGCCTGAGGAGGCCTGGAGCGCATGA
- a CDS encoding sensor histidine kinase — protein sequence MVEVRTAYEQELNNANSSLLRNPESAEQVLASCTSIVADVVEGLRDSAPTTRGEDISREIAVTRARHGVHPTESLRAAEILFEVVLRWVDQRLGPEREDARQALVELSLLLSKSIALRIREASSWYASFLLQEIHRVQSDERARLARELHDRVSYGVTVGHRNLESLQRRGRNLDPEHVRRCVSMVQLALEEAIEAIRKLIGDLRVSESVPSLEKALHSFLFEAEPVRAVTSVVVNGDESWVDHQVRDEVFLIVREALRNALDHSGAGRVLVQIDIAPHELRATVADDGTGFAATGASDGAGLSIMAERAALLGGNTLVSSRIGKGTRVELTVPLLRDGNAGTY from the coding sequence GTGGTGGAGGTCCGCACCGCATACGAGCAGGAGCTCAATAACGCGAATAGTTCACTTTTGCGTAACCCGGAGTCCGCCGAGCAGGTGCTGGCGAGTTGTACCAGCATCGTCGCCGACGTGGTTGAAGGGCTGCGCGACTCCGCGCCCACGACGAGGGGCGAGGACATCAGCAGGGAGATCGCCGTCACGCGGGCGCGGCACGGCGTGCACCCGACCGAGTCGCTGCGCGCGGCCGAGATCCTCTTCGAGGTGGTGCTGCGCTGGGTCGACCAGCGCCTCGGACCCGAGCGTGAGGACGCGAGGCAGGCCCTGGTCGAGCTCTCGCTGCTGTTGAGCAAGAGCATCGCGCTGCGTATCCGGGAGGCGTCGAGCTGGTACGCGAGCTTCCTGCTGCAGGAGATCCATCGCGTGCAGTCCGACGAGCGCGCCAGGCTGGCCCGCGAGCTCCACGACAGGGTGAGCTACGGGGTGACGGTCGGCCACCGGAACCTGGAGAGCCTCCAGCGCCGCGGCCGGAACCTCGATCCGGAGCACGTCAGGCGTTGCGTCTCCATGGTCCAACTCGCCCTGGAGGAGGCCATAGAGGCGATCCGAAAGCTCATCGGCGACCTGCGCGTGTCGGAGTCGGTGCCCAGCCTGGAGAAGGCGCTGCACTCCTTCCTGTTCGAGGCCGAGCCCGTGAGGGCGGTCACGTCCGTGGTCGTCAACGGGGACGAGAGCTGGGTGGACCACCAGGTGCGGGACGAGGTGTTCCTGATCGTCAGGGAGGCACTGCGCAACGCCCTGGACCACAGCGGGGCCGGGCGGGTCCTGGTGCAGATCGACATCGCGCCGCACGAGCTCAGGGCCACGGTCGCCGACGACGGCACGGGCTTCGCCGCCACCGGCGCCAGTGACGGGGCCGGGTTGTCGATCATGGCGGAGCGGGCGGCCCTCCTCGGCGGGAACACGCTGGTCTCCAGCCGCATCGGCAAGGGCACGCGCGTGGAACTGACGGTTCCGTTGCTGAGGGACGGCAATGCCGGCACCTACTGA